TTCGATGCGGCAATTTCCTTCAAAAAAGTTGAGCAAAACATGGCTAACAAAGAGCCCAACACATCTGTTGATACATCAAGTCATCGACTAAACCAAGTCGATTTAGAGCAAAAGTGCATATGCAGCATAGCCTCGATGTAGAATGTATCAAACCAAGTGATGCACCTGCCTAAATAGGGCGAGATTTGTAGTGACCATCAAAAGCAGTAAATAACGATCACAGTAATCAAAACAGGGCAATTGCTATGGAACAATTCACATTGATTAAATACAAAATTCAAGACGCACAAAAAATGAAAACATGGAAGGGCATAAGACTCACCTCAGGTACCCTACCTTTCTCTCCGGACTTTAGGTACACAAAAAAACCTCACCGTAAGAGTTTGCCCCCATTGCCGCAGCATGGTAAATTTCCATACCGCAACAACAAACATGCAGTTTCATAGCCTACAAGATTGACACTGCTGCTATGCATTATTGCTTTTGCTAATTTTGAATGTACTATACTCATGATCAAAGCATGAATTGAATATTCAGATAGACTGCACCCCCCGTCCGCAAATCACACACTCGAGTGTAAACATGACCATTATCTGAAACAGAGAAATAGGAAAGAGATGCATAAACCGCATGAAACATGGAATAAGTTATTTTTTTAATTCTCGGCAGAAAAGCACCACCAACGACCCATCATCAATGAAGGAGCTAGTAAACTTAAAAAACCCTAACCACACTATGAATCACAGCTGCCAAGGTATCATGCGTCATGAACTCAGCAACGAGCAGCCGCTCGCCACCCTTGTAGCATCATCCGATGAGGTTGGACAAGCGAACGCTCTGCAACAGCCCaactgccctagcctcctcttgtgcatccaaaaaaatATGACAGCCAAATTCAGTTCAGACTCCGCGGCAGAGGCCAGTCGAACACTGGTGCATACGAGGTGAcgatccaccccccccccccgaagcaAAACAAACCAAAGCAAGGGGCACGAACCATGAATTGGCGTGCGTTAGGCCAGGCGGAGCGGTAGAAGAGCTTGATGGCGACGGTGGTGCCAGAGCTGAAGAGGGCCCGTGGTAGATGGCGTTAGGCTCCTTCTCGCAGTGCTCGAAGACGATGTGGTCCGTTGCGAAGCCGTCGGTGGAGGCGCGGAGCTCGTCGAGGTTGTACTCCGCGAACACGGGCACGCCGCTGCCGTCCTGCCCGGTGACGCCATTCTCTGCAGGGGCACGGAGACTGGATCAGCAGCGGATCGAGCCCTCGACCAATCAGCAAAATGAGCCCAATGCAAGGTATGCAAGGCATAGTCAATCCACAGGATAATTGATTTCCATGGTCACGACAAAAGCAAGAAGGGGATCGGTATTGAACTGGACACTAAAACTGAACATTTTTATGATATTCTAAAAGCTTTCATACACATAAATGATGCATTTCACAAGGACTGAAACATACCAGCACATGGTTTACATGATTAAACTGAAAAAACCTCGAAAGGACCACTTAAATCTAGAGTTAATCCAGCCAATTATCTGAGCGCACCTTCTCTGAACATATTTCTACCACATAAATTTAGAATTATCTAAATAGTATCAAcaatatcaagtttgaggcaaccGAACACAAAATagagaaggggggaggaggagcgAGTTGTGGCGGGCTAGCTGTACCTACTTGAGCTGGCCCTCCTCCTCTTAGAGAGGACAACGATCTGGCAGTTAAGCGTCTTCCAGGCGCCATCCTTGAAGGAGAGCTCGACGATGTCCTTCCTAGTGCTGGCCACATCGCCAGCCAGGCAACACTGCTTCTCCGCATTCAGGAGTGACTCGATTGCCATGTCGACGCTGTTGCCCTCCTGCCTCACCACAAACGACCATCGTCACACGTGTGGTAATAGCACATCAATCGAAAACCCTAGGCACAGGGACGATAACATGTGAAGCAAAGCAGATCTGCGTGTTACCTCGTGTAAAGGTTCTGTCACACATGGATTTCTTTATACAATTGAAACTCTTGTTTTTTAGGTGCGGTGGAAATTCTGTGAAAAGAACCATTATACAAAAAGTTAGATATTTGAATGTGAGGTTACAAAAATAAAAGGAATACAGTGGGTCCCTGTACGCCTAAGTATCTACATACATCTAAATAAATTCATATACCCGATGAAGTGTGTAAGGCTGAACCAAAATGTAGAACAAAGGAGCTGCTCGATCGAGTATTTAGGCTGAACCAAAATGTAGAACAAAGGAGCTGCTCGATCGAGTATTTTCCAAGCCCAATTCATACCAACAATGTTTAATGGGGTTTTAAAGTTCTAAAATTGGTCACGACCATCTTCAATCAGGAGAAGCACCAAAATTAATTAAAGAAAACTTGCACATGTATTAGTACTATGAGTAACTCTACTGATTGCTAGCAACCTCTGAGATTATCCTAACAAAATCTCACCAAGCAATCCGTTTAACTCGCATGGAGAAGAACCGCCGTTTCAATGATGCTACCGGCTGGGAAACTAATACATAATTCAGTttgcatgcatttactaatcaacATCTCTACGTATCTACATGAAATGCGCCATGGAGAAAAGCAGCTAGCTACACATGTATAGATCAACCGAAGGTTCCAAAGAGTAAGCCAGTAGTATTACCAGCTCCCAGT
This sequence is a window from Aegilops tauschii subsp. strangulata cultivar AL8/78 chromosome 7, Aet v6.0, whole genome shotgun sequence. Protein-coding genes within it:
- the LOC109760101 gene encoding uncharacterized protein; the protein is MAIESLLNAEKQCCLAGDVASTRKDIVELSFKDGAWKTLNCQIVVLSKRRRASSKNGVTGQDGSGVPVFAEYNLDELRASTDGFATDHIVFEHCEKEPNAIYHGPSSALAPPSPSSSSTAPPGLTHANSWFVPLALWAMNGASESRVGSGDGVWEGLSGQVASRGRGSRGRWRRVGGALGAGGIAWEGLSGQAGAGRRRGVAPSHG